One window of Equus quagga isolate Etosha38 chromosome 4, UCLA_HA_Equagga_1.0, whole genome shotgun sequence genomic DNA carries:
- the LOC124238215 gene encoding OX-2 membrane glycoprotein-like isoform X3, translating to MFLKMVTQDERVLLNTPASLKCSLQTSQEVLIVTWQKIKPTIPENMITFSRDHGVVVQPAYKDKINITQLGLQNSTITFWNTTLEDEGCYNCLFNTFGSGKISGVACLTLSVQPTVFLHYKFFDDHLNITCSANARPPPQIFWKISGSEIENSSEVLSHSNGTTSVTSVLQVKDPKSQLGKEVICQVWHLGNVTNLRETVSKGIWFSVPLLLSIVSLVILLVLISILLYWKRHRNQNREP from the exons ATGTTTCTGAAAA TGGTGACCCAAGATGAAAGAGTGCTGCTGAACACACCTGCTTCCTTAAAATGCTCCCTGCAAACTTCCCAGGAAGTCTTGATTGTGACATGGCAGAAAATCAAGCCTACGATCCCAGAAAACATGATCACCTTCAGCAGGGACCACGGGGTTGTGGTCCAGCCTGCTTATAAAGACAAGATAAACATCACTCAGCTAGGACTCCAGAACTCAACCATTACCTTCTGGAATACCACCCTGGAGGATGAGGGGTGTTACAATTGCCTCTTCAATACCTTTGGTTCCGGGAAGATCTCAGGAGTAGCCTGCCTTACCCTCTCTG TACAGCCCACAGTATTCCTTCACTATAAATTCTTTGACGACCACCTAAATATCACTTGCTCTGCCAATGCCCGCCCACCCCCTCAGATCTTCTGGAAGATCTCTGGGTCGGAGATTGAGAACAGTAGTGAGGTTCTCTCACACTCCAATGGGACCACGTCTGTGACCAGCGTCCTCCAGGTCAAAGACCCCAAGAGTCAGTTGGGGAAGGAGGTGATCTGCCAAGTGTGGCACCTGGGGAATGTGACCAACCTCAGGGAAACTGTGAGCAAAG GTATTTGGTTTTCAGTTCCACTGTTGTTAAGTATTGTTTCCTTGGTAATTCTACTGGTTTTAATCTCAATCTTATTATACTGGAAACGTCATCGGAACCAAAACCGAG
- the LOC124238215 gene encoding OX-2 membrane glycoprotein-like isoform X2 translates to MMLCRAQVVTQDERVLLNTPASLKCSLQTSQEVLIVTWQKIKPTIPENMITFSRDHGVVVQPAYKDKINITQLGLQNSTITFWNTTLEDEGCYNCLFNTFGSGKISGVACLTLSVQPTVFLHYKFFDDHLNITCSANARPPPQIFWKISGSEIENSSEVLSHSNGTTSVTSVLQVKDPKSQLGKEVICQVWHLGNVTNLRETVSKGIWFSVPLLLSIVSLVILLVLISILLYWKRHRNQNREP, encoded by the exons ATGATGCTATGCAGGGCACAAG TGGTGACCCAAGATGAAAGAGTGCTGCTGAACACACCTGCTTCCTTAAAATGCTCCCTGCAAACTTCCCAGGAAGTCTTGATTGTGACATGGCAGAAAATCAAGCCTACGATCCCAGAAAACATGATCACCTTCAGCAGGGACCACGGGGTTGTGGTCCAGCCTGCTTATAAAGACAAGATAAACATCACTCAGCTAGGACTCCAGAACTCAACCATTACCTTCTGGAATACCACCCTGGAGGATGAGGGGTGTTACAATTGCCTCTTCAATACCTTTGGTTCCGGGAAGATCTCAGGAGTAGCCTGCCTTACCCTCTCTG TACAGCCCACAGTATTCCTTCACTATAAATTCTTTGACGACCACCTAAATATCACTTGCTCTGCCAATGCCCGCCCACCCCCTCAGATCTTCTGGAAGATCTCTGGGTCGGAGATTGAGAACAGTAGTGAGGTTCTCTCACACTCCAATGGGACCACGTCTGTGACCAGCGTCCTCCAGGTCAAAGACCCCAAGAGTCAGTTGGGGAAGGAGGTGATCTGCCAAGTGTGGCACCTGGGGAATGTGACCAACCTCAGGGAAACTGTGAGCAAAG GTATTTGGTTTTCAGTTCCACTGTTGTTAAGTATTGTTTCCTTGGTAATTCTACTGGTTTTAATCTCAATCTTATTATACTGGAAACGTCATCGGAACCAAAACCGAG
- the LOC124238215 gene encoding OX-2 membrane glycoprotein-like isoform X1 → MERLVFRRSFCHLSTYRLVWFLAAMMLCRAQVVTQDERVLLNTPASLKCSLQTSQEVLIVTWQKIKPTIPENMITFSRDHGVVVQPAYKDKINITQLGLQNSTITFWNTTLEDEGCYNCLFNTFGSGKISGVACLTLSVQPTVFLHYKFFDDHLNITCSANARPPPQIFWKISGSEIENSSEVLSHSNGTTSVTSVLQVKDPKSQLGKEVICQVWHLGNVTNLRETVSKGIWFSVPLLLSIVSLVILLVLISILLYWKRHRNQNREP, encoded by the exons ATGGAGAGACTG GTGTTCAGGAGGTCCTTCTGTCATCTGTCTACCTACAGACTGGTTTGGTTCTTGGCAGCAATGATGCTATGCAGGGCACAAG TGGTGACCCAAGATGAAAGAGTGCTGCTGAACACACCTGCTTCCTTAAAATGCTCCCTGCAAACTTCCCAGGAAGTCTTGATTGTGACATGGCAGAAAATCAAGCCTACGATCCCAGAAAACATGATCACCTTCAGCAGGGACCACGGGGTTGTGGTCCAGCCTGCTTATAAAGACAAGATAAACATCACTCAGCTAGGACTCCAGAACTCAACCATTACCTTCTGGAATACCACCCTGGAGGATGAGGGGTGTTACAATTGCCTCTTCAATACCTTTGGTTCCGGGAAGATCTCAGGAGTAGCCTGCCTTACCCTCTCTG TACAGCCCACAGTATTCCTTCACTATAAATTCTTTGACGACCACCTAAATATCACTTGCTCTGCCAATGCCCGCCCACCCCCTCAGATCTTCTGGAAGATCTCTGGGTCGGAGATTGAGAACAGTAGTGAGGTTCTCTCACACTCCAATGGGACCACGTCTGTGACCAGCGTCCTCCAGGTCAAAGACCCCAAGAGTCAGTTGGGGAAGGAGGTGATCTGCCAAGTGTGGCACCTGGGGAATGTGACCAACCTCAGGGAAACTGTGAGCAAAG GTATTTGGTTTTCAGTTCCACTGTTGTTAAGTATTGTTTCCTTGGTAATTCTACTGGTTTTAATCTCAATCTTATTATACTGGAAACGTCATCGGAACCAAAACCGAG